In [Leptolyngbya] sp. PCC 7376, a genomic segment contains:
- a CDS encoding DMT family transporter, whose protein sequence is MTDQGRSPTNLMIWGILSIGVIAVSTSAIFIRLAMDAADQQGIGFSLLIAASRLIFASIALIPTWPIVVKTKSTKKAVGYAIAAGIALAFHFGLWISSLSFVSVAVSTSLVTTNPIWVALIGWLWQKKTLSKQTMVGIALAIAGSFIVTWGKPVEASFNSSPVLGAALALLGSIAASFYVVFGQEAQKQGLQIQNYATIAYTVAAIALLPMPILWGENYGGYGLEVYAYILAMTIIAQLIGHTSLNWSLRWLPSVTVTLCILCEPVIASILSFFILQEIPSFSVVFGGLVILSGVAIAVLKFPRERVNDS, encoded by the coding sequence ATGACAGATCAGGGGCGATCGCCGACCAATTTAATGATTTGGGGAATTCTCTCTATTGGGGTGATAGCGGTTTCTACCTCAGCTATTTTTATCCGTTTGGCAATGGACGCTGCGGATCAACAGGGTATTGGTTTTAGTTTATTGATTGCCGCATCTCGTTTAATTTTTGCGTCTATCGCTTTAATTCCTACATGGCCGATTGTTGTTAAAACTAAATCTACAAAAAAAGCTGTTGGTTATGCGATCGCCGCCGGAATTGCCTTAGCGTTTCATTTTGGCTTATGGATTAGCTCTTTATCCTTTGTGTCGGTGGCAGTATCAACCAGTTTGGTGACGACAAATCCGATCTGGGTCGCGTTAATCGGCTGGCTCTGGCAGAAAAAAACGTTATCCAAACAAACGATGGTTGGCATTGCGTTGGCGATCGCCGGAAGTTTTATTGTCACATGGGGTAAACCCGTTGAGGCGAGTTTTAATTCGTCACCAGTATTAGGAGCAGCTCTGGCATTATTGGGCTCGATTGCCGCAAGTTTTTATGTGGTGTTTGGTCAAGAAGCCCAGAAACAGGGATTACAAATCCAAAACTACGCAACCATTGCCTATACTGTGGCGGCGATCGCCCTATTACCGATGCCGATATTGTGGGGCGAAAACTATGGTGGCTATGGACTAGAGGTTTATGCTTATATCCTTGCAATGACGATTATTGCTCAATTGATTGGTCACACGAGCTTGAATTGGTCGCTACGCTGGTTACCCTCAGTCACTGTCACCTTATGTATTTTGTGTGAACCTGTAATTGCCAGTATTCTCAGCTTTTTTATTTTGCAAGAAATCCCAAGTTTTTCTGTTGTGTTCGGAGGATTAGTGATTTTAAGTGGTGTGGCGATCGCCGTCCTGAAATTTCCGAGAGAGAGAGTTAATGACAGCTGA
- a CDS encoding YraN family protein, whose product MPKPKPQTKNKIIGDRGEKFICEYLEQNQWEIVATQWHCRYGELDIVAFQTTQKILAFVEVKTRRSQGVDEQGLLAITPTKQQKIIKAALQFLAEFPQYENYGCRFDVALVSYLGNTPKTYEFQLEQYLDSAFEVEDCYD is encoded by the coding sequence ATGCCAAAACCGAAGCCGCAAACAAAAAATAAGATCATTGGCGATCGCGGCGAAAAATTCATTTGTGAATATCTCGAACAAAACCAATGGGAAATTGTAGCGACCCAATGGCATTGTCGGTATGGAGAACTGGATATTGTGGCCTTCCAAACCACCCAGAAAATATTAGCTTTTGTAGAAGTGAAAACCCGGCGATCGCAAGGCGTAGATGAGCAAGGTTTATTAGCCATTACGCCCACCAAACAACAAAAAATCATTAAAGCGGCTCTGCAATTTCTCGCAGAATTTCCCCAATACGAAAATTATGGTTGTCGATTTGATGTGGCGTTAGTTTCCTACTTGGGCAACACACCTAAAACTTACGAATTCCAACTAGAGCAATATCTCGACTCTGCCTTTGAGGTCGAAGATTGTTACGACTAA
- a CDS encoding BCD family MFS transporter has product MTISDLSQSPPDRLPSVGPLTMMRLGLFNMGLGLMAVLTLAVLNRVMISELDIPATVTAGALAVPQFMAPARVFFGQLSDSKKIFGLHRSGYVWIGTILFGSAVFLAVQIVWKLAAIVQANGGWIWTGETTLWTIALGSVLGFYGLALSSSSTPFTALLVDISEEKTRSKIVAVVWSMLLVGVVIGGISGSIFLSKVQQSGVILGANVGSMISQGEKLLNTPLDSLRAPINSLFIIAPAIAFSLGLLGTIGVERKYSRFRQKQSVKQRDDQITFAESLKIVTTSRQTAIFFTFLVIFTISLFMQEAVLEPYGGEVFGMSIGESTLLNSYWGMGVLAGYSATGFFVVPKLGKKNTARLGCVLTAACFGLMILAGVTQQPNILKYALVLFGAATGIGTIGAISLMLDLTAAETAGTFIGTWALAQAMSRAIATLLGGVVLDIGRAIFEVPLLAYSSVFALQAIGMTCAVLVLNRVNVREFKENTKQVIATVLEGELDG; this is encoded by the coding sequence ATGACCATTTCTGACCTTTCCCAATCACCGCCCGACCGATTGCCATCAGTGGGACCTTTGACGATGATGCGTCTGGGTCTTTTCAATATGGGTTTAGGTCTGATGGCAGTGCTCACCCTGGCGGTATTAAACCGCGTCATGATTAGTGAGCTGGATATTCCTGCCACCGTCACAGCTGGAGCATTAGCTGTCCCACAATTTATGGCCCCAGCACGGGTATTTTTTGGGCAGCTTTCCGATAGCAAAAAGATTTTTGGGTTGCATCGCAGTGGCTATGTCTGGATCGGCACCATTTTATTTGGTTCAGCCGTTTTTCTCGCCGTGCAAATTGTTTGGAAATTAGCAGCCATTGTTCAGGCAAATGGTGGCTGGATATGGACTGGCGAAACAACCCTTTGGACGATCGCCCTCGGTTCTGTGCTCGGTTTTTATGGTTTAGCCCTGAGTTCGAGTTCCACTCCCTTTACCGCGTTACTGGTAGATATTTCTGAAGAAAAAACTCGCTCCAAAATTGTGGCAGTGGTCTGGTCAATGCTGCTTGTTGGGGTGGTCATTGGCGGTATTAGCGGCAGTATTTTTCTCAGCAAGGTGCAGCAGTCCGGCGTGATCCTCGGTGCCAATGTGGGGTCAATGATCAGCCAAGGCGAAAAACTCCTCAATACTCCCCTCGACAGTCTGCGTGCCCCCATTAACTCATTATTTATAATCGCGCCGGCGATCGCCTTCAGTTTAGGATTACTCGGCACCATCGGCGTAGAGCGTAAATATTCCCGATTTAGACAGAAGCAATCAGTCAAACAGCGAGACGATCAAATCACCTTTGCAGAATCTTTAAAAATCGTCACTACTAGCCGTCAAACCGCCATTTTCTTTACGTTTCTTGTAATTTTTACCATTAGCCTATTTATGCAAGAAGCAGTGCTTGAACCCTATGGTGGAGAGGTGTTTGGGATGTCCATTGGCGAAAGTACCCTGCTGAATTCCTATTGGGGTATGGGTGTGCTGGCAGGCTATAGCGCGACAGGATTCTTTGTTGTGCCAAAACTCGGCAAAAAAAATACCGCGAGGCTAGGCTGTGTCTTAACCGCAGCGTGTTTTGGGCTAATGATTCTCGCAGGCGTTACCCAACAGCCCAATATTCTCAAATATGCCCTTGTTCTCTTCGGTGCAGCAACAGGCATTGGCACTATTGGCGCGATTAGTTTAATGCTCGATCTTACTGCCGCAGAAACCGCTGGAACCTTTATCGGTACATGGGCTCTAGCTCAAGCAATGTCTCGGGCGATCGCCACTCTTTTAGGTGGTGTTGTCCTTGATATTGGACGAGCAATTTTCGAAGTACCATTACTTGCTTACAGTTCAGTTTTTGCATTACAAGCCATTGGGATGACTTGTGCGGTGCTCGTCCTTAACCGCGTTAATGTGCGCGAATTTAAAGAAAATACAAAGCAGGTGATCGCCACAGTGCTCGAAGGCGAACTTGATGGCTAG
- a CDS encoding UDP-glucuronic acid decarboxylase family protein, producing MRILVTGGAGFLGSHLIDRLMEAGHEVICLDNFYTGRKQNVLKWMRNPYFELVRHDITEPIRLEVDQIYHLACPASPVHYQYNAIKTVKTNVIGTLNMLGLAKRVKARFFLASTSEVYGDPEVHPQPETYWGNVNSIGIRSCYDEGKRMAETLTFDYHRSNDVDIRVVRIFNTYGPRMLPNDGRVVSNFIVQALQGKPLTVYGDGSQTRSFCYVSDLVEGFIRLMEGDYIGPVNLGNPGEYTILQLAETIQKMINPDAELIFEPLPQDDPKKRQPDITRARKYLNNWQPIIPLQEGLEKTIAYFRDQLKE from the coding sequence ATGAGAATTCTTGTTACGGGCGGAGCTGGTTTCCTTGGCTCACACCTCATTGATCGCTTAATGGAAGCCGGTCACGAAGTTATCTGTCTCGATAACTTTTACACAGGGCGAAAACAAAATGTGTTGAAGTGGATGAGAAATCCCTACTTTGAGCTGGTTCGCCATGATATCACCGAACCGATTCGCCTCGAAGTTGATCAGATTTATCATCTCGCCTGTCCGGCTTCCCCAGTTCATTACCAGTACAACGCGATTAAAACCGTTAAAACAAACGTGATAGGGACTCTAAATATGTTGGGTTTAGCCAAGCGCGTCAAAGCACGCTTTTTCTTGGCATCGACCTCAGAAGTCTATGGCGATCCGGAAGTCCATCCCCAGCCCGAAACCTACTGGGGGAATGTCAACTCAATCGGGATCCGCTCCTGCTACGACGAAGGCAAACGCATGGCCGAAACCCTAACTTTTGATTACCATCGTTCTAATGATGTCGATATTCGAGTCGTTAGAATCTTTAATACCTATGGTCCTCGAATGTTACCTAACGATGGTCGAGTCGTCAGTAACTTTATCGTCCAGGCCCTACAGGGAAAACCTTTAACGGTTTATGGCGACGGCTCCCAAACCCGTAGTTTTTGCTATGTCAGTGATTTGGTAGAAGGATTTATCCGATTAATGGAGGGAGACTATATCGGGCCAGTCAACCTAGGAAATCCTGGTGAATACACGATTCTACAACTCGCCGAAACTATCCAAAAAATGATCAATCCTGATGCTGAGCTTATTTTTGAGCCTTTGCCTCAGGATGACCCAAAGAAAAGACAGCCGGATATCACTCGCGCCAGAAAGTACTTAAATAACTGGCAACCAATCATTCCACTCCAAGAGGGTCTGGAAAAAACAATCGCCTATTTCCGCGATCAACTCAAGGAATAA
- a CDS encoding UDP-glucose/GDP-mannose dehydrogenase family protein, translating to MKVCVIGTGYVGLVTGVCLSHIGHEVVCIDNNEQKVKLMQSGRSPIYEPGLSELMQSSMDSGRLTFTTDLAMGVNHGEILFIAVGTPALPTGESDTRYVEAVARGIGEHLPTDAYKVIVNKSTVPIGSGDWVRMIILDGVKEKGGDPTVVQFDVVSNPEFLREGSAIQDTFNTDRIVLGSSNDKAIALMKELYAPLVGGKFSDEGTPTPIPVVETDLNSAEMIKYAANAFLATKISFINEVANVCDRVGADVLQVAKGIGLDSRIGKKFLQAGLGWGGSCFPKDVAALIHTAEDYGYHSQILEAAVEVNKRQKLIVLEKLQQELKILKGKTIGLLGLTFKPDTDDMRDAPSIKLIAELNRLGARVKAYDPIVSPNGISHGLTGVIIESSPEMLADDCDALVLVTDWAEFQDLDFGALANRLHNRLIIDGRNFLDKDKLTELGFRYVGVGH from the coding sequence ATGAAAGTTTGCGTTATTGGAACTGGTTATGTTGGTCTTGTTACAGGGGTATGCCTTTCTCACATAGGCCATGAGGTTGTCTGCATCGATAATAATGAGCAAAAGGTAAAGCTCATGCAGTCAGGGCGATCGCCGATCTATGAGCCAGGCCTATCTGAGTTGATGCAGTCTTCGATGGATTCAGGGCGCTTAACCTTCACGACTGACTTAGCAATGGGGGTAAACCACGGTGAAATTCTATTCATTGCAGTGGGGACACCTGCACTCCCCACTGGTGAAAGTGATACGCGCTATGTTGAGGCAGTAGCCCGCGGCATTGGAGAACACCTCCCAACAGATGCCTACAAAGTAATCGTCAACAAATCCACGGTACCCATTGGTTCTGGTGACTGGGTACGGATGATTATCCTCGATGGCGTGAAAGAGAAAGGTGGCGACCCCACTGTTGTACAGTTCGATGTGGTGAGTAACCCTGAATTTTTGCGCGAAGGTTCCGCAATTCAGGACACATTTAACACCGATCGTATTGTCCTCGGCAGTAGCAACGATAAGGCGATCGCCCTAATGAAAGAACTATATGCGCCCCTCGTAGGTGGCAAATTTAGCGATGAAGGCACACCGACACCTATCCCAGTTGTCGAAACGGATCTCAACTCGGCCGAGATGATCAAATATGCGGCCAACGCATTCCTCGCTACCAAAATTAGTTTCATCAATGAAGTGGCGAATGTATGCGATCGCGTTGGCGCTGATGTTCTGCAAGTCGCCAAAGGTATTGGTTTAGATAGCCGCATCGGCAAAAAGTTTTTGCAAGCAGGCTTAGGCTGGGGTGGCTCCTGTTTCCCGAAAGACGTGGCAGCACTCATTCACACCGCTGAAGATTATGGTTACCATTCACAAATTTTAGAGGCGGCAGTTGAGGTAAATAAACGTCAAAAACTGATTGTCCTCGAAAAATTACAACAGGAACTCAAAATCCTTAAAGGTAAAACCATTGGCTTGTTGGGTCTAACATTCAAACCTGACACCGATGATATGCGTGATGCCCCTTCCATCAAACTCATTGCCGAACTCAATCGTCTTGGTGCTCGGGTGAAAGCCTATGACCCAATTGTGTCTCCCAATGGCATTAGTCACGGTTTGACGGGTGTGATTATTGAGTCGAGTCCTGAGATGCTCGCTGACGATTGTGACGCTCTCGTTCTCGTCACCGATTGGGCAGAATTCCAAGATCTTGATTTCGGTGCATTAGCCAATCGTCTCCACAATCGTCTCATCATTGATGGCCGTAACTTCCTCGACAAAGATAAACTCACGGAATTAGGTTTCCGTTATGTTGGTGTCGGTCACTAA
- the ftsH4 gene encoding ATP-dependent zinc metalloprotease FtsH4: protein MSIKDKPPSRARQIGSILLWVTGLFFLFNAFFPTFFGNPTPQVPYSLFISQVEDGQVAKASVGDKEIRYQMTDTADQAGAVLRTTPIFDLDLPKRLEANDVEFAAPPPRNNFFGNILGWVIPPIIFVLIWQFFIGRNAGGGGAGGALSFTRSKAKVYVEEDSTKITFDDVAGVEEAKTELTEIVDFLKTPQRYTAIGAKIPKGVLLVGPPGTGKTLMAKAVAGEAGVPFFSISGSEFVELFVGAGAARVRDLFEQAKKKAPCIIFIDELDAIGKSRASGGFAGGNDEREQTLNQLLTEMDGFAAGDATVIVLAATNRPETLDPALLRPGRFDRQVLVDRPDLGGRLKILEIYANKVKLNDEVNLKEIATRTPGFAGADLANLVNEAALLAARNHRETVAQADFAEAIERVVAGLEKKSRVLSDKEKKIVAYHEVGHALVGALLPGGGKVAKISIVPRGMAALGYTLQMPTEDRFLMDEREMRDQIATLLGGRSAEEIIFGSITTGAANDLQRATDLAERMVTTYGMSKVLGPLAYEKGQQNNFLGEGGMNPRRMVSDETAKAIDAEVKEIVESAHQQALAILKENHGLLETISKKILDTEVIEGDLLQELLAEVKTPEAIA from the coding sequence ATGAGCATTAAAGACAAGCCTCCTTCTCGGGCAAGGCAAATCGGTTCGATACTCCTGTGGGTAACCGGACTGTTTTTCTTATTCAATGCCTTTTTTCCGACATTTTTTGGAAACCCTACACCCCAAGTGCCCTACAGCCTTTTCATCAGCCAAGTCGAAGATGGCCAAGTGGCAAAAGCTTCTGTTGGCGACAAGGAAATTCGCTATCAGATGACCGACACAGCAGATCAAGCTGGTGCTGTATTACGCACGACGCCAATTTTTGACCTTGATCTCCCGAAGCGTCTTGAAGCTAATGATGTGGAATTTGCTGCACCACCACCACGCAATAACTTCTTCGGTAATATTCTTGGCTGGGTAATCCCTCCGATTATCTTTGTCCTAATTTGGCAATTCTTTATCGGACGTAATGCTGGAGGTGGCGGCGCTGGTGGCGCATTGTCTTTTACCCGCAGTAAAGCAAAAGTTTATGTCGAGGAAGACTCCACCAAAATCACCTTTGATGATGTTGCTGGTGTCGAAGAAGCAAAAACAGAATTAACAGAGATTGTTGATTTTCTCAAAACGCCCCAACGTTACACGGCGATCGGTGCAAAAATTCCCAAAGGCGTGCTCTTAGTAGGCCCTCCCGGAACAGGTAAAACCCTTATGGCAAAGGCGGTAGCTGGTGAAGCAGGTGTTCCTTTCTTCTCCATCTCTGGTTCCGAATTTGTTGAATTATTTGTTGGTGCTGGTGCAGCGCGAGTTCGCGATTTGTTCGAGCAAGCCAAGAAAAAAGCGCCTTGTATCATCTTTATCGATGAGCTTGATGCAATTGGTAAATCTCGTGCGTCTGGCGGTTTTGCTGGCGGTAATGATGAGCGCGAACAAACCCTAAATCAGTTGTTAACGGAAATGGATGGTTTTGCGGCAGGTGATGCAACAGTAATTGTTCTTGCTGCGACCAACCGCCCTGAAACCCTTGATCCTGCGCTCTTGCGCCCTGGTCGCTTTGATCGACAGGTTTTGGTAGATCGTCCTGACCTTGGTGGTCGTCTCAAAATTCTTGAAATCTATGCCAACAAAGTCAAACTAAATGATGAGGTGAATCTCAAAGAGATTGCGACAAGAACGCCCGGTTTTGCTGGGGCTGATTTAGCGAACCTCGTTAATGAAGCGGCATTGCTTGCGGCTCGTAATCATCGCGAAACAGTTGCCCAAGCAGATTTTGCGGAAGCAATTGAGCGAGTTGTCGCTGGTCTTGAGAAAAAGAGCCGGGTTCTTTCTGATAAGGAAAAGAAAATTGTGGCTTATCACGAAGTCGGTCATGCGCTTGTTGGAGCGTTGTTGCCTGGCGGTGGTAAGGTCGCAAAAATCTCGATTGTTCCTCGCGGTATGGCTGCCCTTGGTTATACGCTGCAAATGCCGACAGAAGATCGCTTCTTAATGGATGAACGGGAAATGCGTGACCAGATTGCGACATTACTCGGTGGGCGATCGGCTGAAGAAATTATCTTTGGATCGATTACCACTGGTGCAGCTAATGATCTGCAACGGGCAACGGATCTTGCTGAACGTATGGTGACCACCTATGGCATGAGCAAGGTGCTTGGGCCTTTGGCTTATGAGAAAGGTCAGCAAAATAATTTCCTTGGTGAGGGAGGGATGAATCCCCGCCGCATGGTCAGTGATGAGACGGCAAAAGCCATTGATGCGGAAGTCAAAGAAATTGTGGAGTCGGCTCATCAACAGGCTCTGGCGATCTTGAAGGAAAATCATGGTCTGCTCGAAACCATATCCAAAAAGATTTTGGATACAGAGGTTATCGAGGGGGATTTACTTCAAGAGCTATTAGCGGAAGTGAAAACTCCTGAGGCGATCGCCTAA
- a CDS encoding cytochrome P450, whose amino-acid sequence MAIATDLSKTIPMLPQPKLLQKFRVILNPTGYLQEVLDYAPDLGYMPSAGYEQPLILVHHPQALKEMLVDNRKVFTAPGELNSIIEPLTGAHSLLSLSGDRHRRARKLIMPSFHGERMYNYGTLIQQIIREEVERLPINQPFLAVELTQRITLRTIIEVVFGIRSGDRYEPIIELTRGILNRFQSPAATSFLFFSSLQKDLGAWSPWGNFVRARDALDELIYAEISDRQANPDPTRTDILSLLIQARDEDGEAMTPLELRDELMVLLFAGHETTAISMAWSLYWMHVQPDILQKVRDELEALGDRPDPMTVYRLPYVAAVGNESLRINPVAMFTFARLATQTTQLLDYEIPADSILMGCVYTLHQRPDIYPNPREFRPERFLDKTFTPYEFMPFGGGDRRCVGEALAQFELRLGIASFATLGKFELLETEPVIAQRKGLVLSPKNGIKMQFLGT is encoded by the coding sequence ATGGCGATTGCGACGGATCTGAGCAAAACAATTCCGATGTTGCCACAGCCAAAGTTGTTGCAAAAGTTTCGGGTCATTCTGAATCCAACGGGTTATCTCCAAGAAGTTTTGGATTATGCGCCAGACTTGGGCTATATGCCATCGGCGGGCTATGAGCAGCCTTTGATCCTCGTTCATCATCCCCAAGCACTAAAAGAAATGTTAGTGGATAATCGCAAGGTATTTACGGCACCCGGGGAACTGAATAGCATTATTGAGCCATTAACGGGTGCCCATTCTCTTTTGAGCCTCAGCGGCGATCGCCACCGCCGTGCCAGAAAGTTGATTATGCCCTCCTTTCATGGGGAGCGGATGTATAACTATGGCACTCTCATTCAGCAAATTATTCGTGAAGAAGTGGAGCGGTTGCCTATCAATCAGCCATTTTTAGCGGTGGAACTAACCCAACGAATTACGCTACGGACGATTATTGAAGTGGTGTTTGGGATTCGTAGTGGCGATCGCTATGAACCAATTATTGAGCTGACAAGAGGCATCCTGAATCGCTTTCAATCTCCTGCGGCAACCAGTTTTTTATTTTTTAGTAGCTTGCAAAAAGATTTGGGGGCGTGGAGTCCGTGGGGAAATTTTGTGCGAGCAAGGGATGCCTTGGATGAACTAATTTATGCAGAAATCAGCGATCGCCAAGCCAATCCTGACCCGACGCGCACAGATATTTTGTCGTTACTCATTCAGGCAAGGGACGAAGACGGTGAAGCGATGACTCCCCTAGAGCTGCGGGATGAACTGATGGTGTTGCTCTTTGCCGGGCACGAAACAACGGCGATCTCCATGGCTTGGTCTTTGTATTGGATGCATGTCCAGCCTGATATTTTGCAAAAAGTGCGAGATGAATTGGAAGCGTTAGGCGATCGCCCAGACCCGATGACGGTTTACCGCTTGCCTTACGTTGCCGCCGTGGGTAATGAAAGCTTACGCATTAACCCTGTGGCGATGTTTACCTTCGCCCGATTAGCGACCCAGACGACTCAACTTCTCGACTATGAAATACCTGCCGATAGTATTTTGATGGGCTGTGTCTATACCCTCCACCAACGTCCCGACATTTACCCAAACCCCCGCGAATTTCGGCCAGAACGCTTTCTCGACAAAACCTTTACTCCCTATGAATTTATGCCGTTCGGTGGAGGCGATCGCCGGTGTGTGGGCGAGGCATTAGCCCAATTTGAATTACGTTTAGGCATTGCCAGCTTTGCAACCCTCGGAAAATTTGAACTTCTCGAAACGGAGCCTGTGATTGCCCAGCGGAAAGGCTTAGTTTTATCTCCCAAAAACGGCATCAAAATGCAATTTCTTGGCACTTAG
- a CDS encoding LysR family transcriptional regulator: MIPATLHQLKVFETAARHGSFTKAAAELSITQPTVSGQIKQLTQTIGMPLFEHIGRKLYLTEAGTELLSTCQNVFEQLDNFEMKLAALQGAKRGQLRLGVITTTKYFVPRILGEFCQSYPNIDVSLQVINHQKLHDRMADNKDDLYILSNLPGDLEVHSEAFLDNPLVVVARADHPLANKKNIPIAALEGVDFISREMGSGTRRAVEKLFGENDVSVQVRLELGSNEAIKQAIAGGLGISVLSRHTLITEPPNGELTVLDVKHFPIKREWYVAHLAGKQLSVIAAAFLEFMLKSSQTTIENSSRRSLALQA, from the coding sequence TTGATTCCTGCGACATTACATCAACTTAAGGTTTTTGAAACAGCAGCACGACATGGCAGTTTCACAAAAGCAGCAGCAGAACTGTCGATTACCCAACCCACCGTTTCAGGTCAGATCAAGCAATTAACCCAAACCATTGGTATGCCTTTGTTTGAGCATATTGGGCGTAAGCTTTATCTCACAGAAGCAGGTACCGAGCTACTGTCTACTTGCCAAAATGTGTTTGAGCAATTAGACAATTTTGAAATGAAATTGGCAGCCCTACAAGGCGCAAAACGTGGTCAACTCCGCCTCGGCGTAATTACAACAACAAAATATTTTGTCCCGCGCATTTTAGGGGAATTTTGCCAAAGTTACCCCAATATTGATGTGTCGCTACAGGTCATCAACCACCAAAAGCTCCATGACCGCATGGCAGACAATAAAGATGATCTCTATATCCTCAGTAATTTGCCAGGAGATCTCGAAGTCCATTCAGAAGCCTTTCTAGACAATCCTCTAGTTGTAGTCGCGCGCGCAGATCATCCCCTCGCTAACAAGAAAAATATTCCCATTGCGGCATTGGAAGGCGTTGATTTTATTTCACGGGAAATGGGTTCCGGTACGAGACGAGCAGTGGAAAAATTATTTGGTGAGAATGATGTTTCAGTGCAGGTGCGTTTAGAGCTAGGTTCTAACGAAGCGATTAAACAGGCGATCGCCGGAGGATTGGGCATTTCTGTTTTATCTCGCCATACCCTCATCACAGAGCCACCCAACGGAGAATTAACCGTGTTGGATGTGAAGCATTTCCCCATCAAGCGAGAATGGTATGTAGCCCACCTTGCTGGCAAACAATTGTCTGTTATTGCCGCCGCATTCCTCGAATTTATGTTGAAGTCGAGCCAAACAACCATCGAAAATTCCAGTCGGCGATCGCTCGCTTTACAGGCCTAA
- a CDS encoding mechanosensitive ion channel family protein → MDQFTDTIVDSLQSILSIGIQRIPGIIGGLIILFFTRYVTEFSQKIVHEIAEKTIKNRSLQILADKASYVGIWIVGVLFACVISFPGLRLGDIIATLGIGSIAIGFAFQDIVKNFLAGIIILVEEPFRIGDEISINGYDGVIKNINIRTTHIRTYQGEKVLLPNADVFTDAVKVKTAYDARRTDLEVGVDYHTPLPIAKKILQETINDLNGVFSEPPPEIDLVNFGDSSIDFILRYWTAPQQRNVRRIQTDAIVAIKEALDEANIRIPYPIRTLHYYDQDKYDQAMSIPSKVKDKVA, encoded by the coding sequence ATGGATCAATTTACAGATACGATTGTTGATAGTCTTCAGTCCATCTTAAGTATTGGGATTCAGAGAATTCCTGGTATTATCGGAGGACTTATCATCCTTTTTTTTACGAGATATGTAACTGAATTCTCTCAGAAAATTGTCCATGAGATCGCTGAGAAAACCATAAAAAATCGCTCCCTACAAATCTTAGCTGATAAGGCGAGTTATGTCGGTATTTGGATTGTTGGTGTGCTCTTTGCCTGTGTGATAAGTTTCCCGGGTCTGCGTTTAGGGGATATTATTGCGACCCTTGGAATTGGTTCGATTGCTATTGGTTTTGCATTTCAGGATATTGTTAAAAACTTTTTGGCCGGCATTATTATCTTAGTAGAAGAGCCTTTTCGGATTGGCGATGAGATTTCTATTAATGGCTATGATGGCGTTATTAAAAATATTAATATTAGAACAACTCATATCCGTACCTATCAGGGAGAAAAAGTTTTGTTGCCTAATGCAGATGTTTTTACTGATGCTGTCAAGGTAAAGACAGCCTACGATGCAAGACGTACAGATTTGGAAGTCGGGGTTGATTACCATACGCCTTTGCCAATTGCAAAAAAGATCTTGCAAGAAACAATTAATGATTTAAATGGTGTATTTTCTGAACCACCGCCAGAAATTGATCTGGTGAATTTTGGCGATAGTTCAATTGATTTTATTTTGCGCTACTGGACAGCACCTCAACAACGTAATGTTCGTCGAATTCAAACGGATGCCATTGTTGCAATTAAAGAAGCACTAGATGAAGCCAATATTCGTATTCCTTATCCGATTCGTACGCTGCATTATTATGATCAAGATAAATATGATCAGGCTATGTCTATACCTTCGAAAGTAAAAGATAAGGTTGCGTAA